One Torulaspora globosa chromosome 5, complete sequence DNA window includes the following coding sequences:
- the FZF1 gene encoding Fzf1p encodes MEVTQRLSPNLWIIMAEKRINKYLCPVPNCEKRYTRPCLLRQHVLTHNNERPYACSFPGCGKRFFRGSHLKAHSWTHSVKKPITCSICCKGFVTNQQLSRHEKTHKMQDILENCAENHSAHLPSVDLKEQPGTVSHICPYLECFDEFATESLLTEHMLDSHMMSPIVHGLEPQLLSKRNSENEVSSNSPVDTNTGHWVDMSCKTTDCSSFEPFERPTQLIAHYDWDHAFVPESLYFTGINNEESDQSS; translated from the coding sequence ATGGAGGTAACACAGCGATTATCGCCGAACTTATGGATAATCATGGCTGAGAAACGCATCAATAAGTATTTATGTCCGGTTCCTAACTGTGAGAAGAGATATACAAGGCCATGTCTTTTACGACAGCATGTTCTAACCCACAACAATGAGAGACCATATGCCTGCTCTTTTCCCGGTTGTGGGAAAAGATTCTTTCGCGGTAGTCATCTCAAAGCACATTCATGGACACATTCAGTTAAGAAGCCGATAACTTGCTCAATTTGTTGTAAGGGATTTGTTACAAACCAGCAACTCTCTCGGCATGAAAAAACACATAAAATGCAGGATATACTAGAGAATTGTGCGGAGAATCATTCTGCTCATCTCCCTAGCGTCGATCTGAAGGAGCAGCCTGGCACGGTATCACACATATGCCCATATCTTGAGTGTTTTGATGAATTCGCTACAGAAAGCCTTCTGACGGAGCATATGCTTGACTCCCACATGATGAGTCCAATTGTTCACGGTCTAGAACCACAATTGCTGTCAAAAAGGAATTCAGAGAATGAAGTCTCCTCAAATAGTCCAGTTGACACTAACACTGGTCATTGGGTCGATATGAGCTGCAAGACAACAGATTGCAGCTCATTCGAACCCTTCGAAAGACCGACTCAGTTAATAGCGCACTACGATTGGGATCATGCATTTGTTCCCGAATCATTATACTTTACTGGCATAAACAATGAAGAAAGCGATCAATCTTCATAG